From the genome of Candidatus Binatia bacterium:
GACGTTGCCGAGAACGGTGAGGACCGACCGGAGCTTGTTCGCGCGGATCGCGTCCAGCGCGATCTTGAGATTCTCGCCCTGCGCGGCCCAGAACTGGCGGCGGGTGCGCGCGGGCCCGGTCACGACGGCGCGGCGGGGACGGCCGGAGCGGGCGGCGCGGCCGGACGGGGCGCCTGCGCGCGGTCGCTCTCGATCAGGCCGTCGCGGAGCCGGATGACGCGCCGCGCGTGGGCGGCGATGTCCTCTTCGTGGGTGACCAGGATGACCGTGTTCCCGCGGCCGTTGATCTCGGCCAGGAGGGCCATGATCTCGATCCCCGTCTTCGAGTCGAGGTTTCCGGTCGGCTCGTCGGCGAGCACGATCGAGGGCCGGTTCACGAGGGCGCGCGCGATGGCGACGCGCTGGCGCTGCCCGCCCGAGAGCTCGTTGGGGCGATGGTGCATGCGATCGGCCAGCCCGACCTGGGCCAGGAGATCCCGCGCCCGCTCGTGCCGCTCCTTGGACGGAGTGCCCGAGTAGATGAGCGGCAGCTCCACGTTGTGCAGGGCGTCGGCGCGCGGAAGCAGATTGAAGGTCTGGAAGATGAATCCGATCTCCTGGTTCCGGATCCGCGCGAGTTCGTCGTCCTCCCGCTCGCGAATCTCGGTGCCGCGGAGCTGGTAGGAGCCGCTGGTGGGGGTGTCGAGGCAGCCGATCACGTTCATCAGGGTCGACTTGCCCGACCCCGAGGGTCCCATCACCGCGACGTACTCGCCCTTGGCGATGTCGAGCGAGACGCCGTCCAGCGCATGCACCTCGTCCGCGCCCATCACGTAGATCTTGCGGAGATCCCGGATCCGGATGAGGGGCGCACCGTCGGCGCGCGAGGGCTCGGGTTCGGTCACTTCTTCTCCTGGGGACGTTTCGGCTCTTCGATCTTCACCCGGGCCTCCGGCTTGAGATTCCGGAGCACGCGAAAGGGACCCGTGATGACCTTGTCGCCGGGCTTCAGGTTGCCGGCGACCTCCATGTCGGTGTCGCTCGTGATCCCGGTCGTCACCTTCCGGAACTGGGCGGCGCCGTTCACGATGACGAACACCCCCTTGATCTCGGCGCCGGGCTTCCCCGCCGAATCGGCCGGCGCCGTCGCGGCGGCGGCGCCCTTCGTCTTCGCCCGCCGTCCCTTCACGGCGGGCTTCAGCTCCTCGGGCGTGCGCACCACCACCGACTGGATCGGAACGGTGAGGACGCCGTCCTTCTCCGCGGTGCGGACCTCGACGTCGGCGGTCATCCCCGGCCGCAGGGAGGCGGGGGGATTTTGGATCGCCACGTCCACCTCGAAGTTCGTCTGCTGCTCCTGGGTTCCCGCCTCGGAGATCTTGGGCGAGTTCGCGATCTCGACCACGCTGCCGTGGAGGGTGAGGTCGGGAAAGGCGTCCACCTTGACGGTGACCGGCTGGCCCAGCGCCACCGAGCTCACGTCGGTCTCGTCCACGTCGGCCTCGACCTTCATCGCGCTCATGTCGGCGATGGTGAGGATCACGGTACCCGGGTTGTTCATGGTGCCGGTGACCACGATCTCGCCGCGCTCGATGGCGAGCTGGGTGACGGTGCCGGGGATCGGAGCGTAGAAGGCGGTCTTCCTCAGATTGTCGCGCGCGCCGGCCAGCGTGGCCACCGCCCGCGCGACGTCCTCGCGGCCGGCGTCGACGCGCGCCTTGTCGGCGTTCCGCTGCGTGCGCGCGGCCTCGACCTCCTCCGGAGAGACCAGCTTCTTCACGTAGAGGGCTTCCTTGCGCTGCAGGGAGGCGTCCGACTGCGCGAGCGAGGCGTCGGCCAGCCGGAGATTCGACCGCGCGGCCTCGAGGGCGGCTTCCGACTCGCGCACCCGCGACCGCACCTGCGTGTCGTCCAGCTGGAGCAGGAACTGCCCCTTCCGCACCACGTCCCCCTCCTTGACGGCGAGGCGCACGACTTCGCCGGGAACGTTGGCGGAGAGCTTGACCTGGGTCACCGGCTGGATCCGCCCCGGCGCGCGCACCGTGGAGGCGATCTTCCCGCGCTTCACGTCGGCGGCCTGCACGGCGGTCTTGGCGCCGCCGCCCCGAGCGAGGTTCGCGACGACGATCGCGGCCAGCAGCACGGCGCCGACGGCCACGAGCAGGATGGTGCGGGTCTTCGCCTTCATGCGCCTCCGGGTTCCGGGGTCCGTGGAGCGGTTCGCCGCGCGGCGCGCGGCCTAGTACCGCCGCTCGCCGATGGCACGCTCGAGATCGGCCTCGGCCGTGCGGGCATCGGCCTGCGCCTCGACCAGGCTCTGCCGCGCCTGCGCGAGGCTCACCTCGGCGTTCAGGAGGTCGAGGAACGTCCCCGCCCCCAGCTCGTAGCGGCTCTTGGAGAAGTTGTAGTCCTCCTCGGCCGACGCGACGCCCTCCTGCGCGACGCCGATCCGCTCCACGGCCTCGCGCAGGGCGAGCCAGGCCTGCTGCACCTCTACCGCGACGTCCAGCTCGAGCTGCCGGCGGTTCGCCTCCGCTTCGGCCAGAACACCCTTCGCCGAACGGATGTTCCCCTCGATCGCCAGCCCGTCGAAGATCGGCAGGGAGACGCGGAGTTCGCCCTGGCGGTCCGTCCCGGAGATCTCCTCCTGGCTGGACGAGCCCCCAACCTCGAAGTCGTTCGTGGTCTTCTTGTGCGACACGAAATAGGAGGCGGTGAGCTGAGGCAGTCGCGCGCCCCAGGCGCCGGTCACCCCGGAACGGGCCGCCCGTTCGGCCGCATGCGCGCTCTCCAGGCTGGGACGCTTGTCGAGCGCGGTCCGGACCGCCGCGGCCGAATCGGGGACCGCGACCCCTTCCTCCAGGATCGGCTCGACCGCGATCGACGTCTCCGGAGGCAGCCCGATCACCTGCTTCAGGCGGGCGGTCTGGATCTGCACCTGATTGTACGCGCGAATGCGGTCGAGCTGGGTCTGCGCGCGCCTGGCCCGCGCCTTGAGCACGTCGCCCCGCGCCACGGTGCCGACTTCGAAGAGCGCCTCGGACCGGCGCTCCTCATCGCGGGCGAGCAGCTCGGACTCGCGCGACACCGCCGCGAGGCGCTCCGCCTTGAGCAGGTTGAAGTACTGCTGCTTCACCCGGAAGGCCACGGTGTTCCGCGTCTCGGCCTCGCTCCAGCGCGCCCCCTCGTGCAGCCGGTCGCGGCGCCGCTTCTCCATCCAGCTCGGCACGCTGATGAGATTGGTCTGCGCGGTGGCATCCAGGTCCGTTTCGTCGCTCCGGGACAGAGAGACCTCGACGAGGACGGTGGAATCGCCCTGCTGCACGGGGACGAACTGGGTGTTGTTCTGCTTATCGGGCCAGAATCGGCTCCGGGATCCCGCCACGGAGAGCGACGGCAGGATGCCGCTCCACGCCGAGAGCGCCGACCCGCTCGCCTGCCGGGTGCGCGCTCGCGCCACCAGGACGTCTCCGTTCTGCCGCAGGGCCGTTTCGACGCAGCGAGCCAGGCTCCAGCGCTCCCCCTGCGCGACCGGCGGAGGCAGCGAGTCGGCGCCGAAGTGATCGAACGTCGTCGTGTCCGCGCGCGTCTGGGCGCGGGCGGGCGAGGCGGGTGGCACTGCGAGGATCCATGCGAGCAGCAGGAACGCGGGCCGAAGCTCCCCGCGGGCACGAGCCCAAACCGATGACGACGGCATTCCTATCCCCCTCGAGACGGTGGCGCGGACGATGGCGGGTCCCCGGACTCCTTCAGTACGTCCGGAGGTCTCCTTCCGTTTCATGGAGGCGGGCGGTCACCGGTTCGCCGAGAGGATCACGGCGAGGATCACGCCGGGAAGGATCGCCAGGACGCCGAATCCGAAGCCGCGCTTCGAGTAGGTCCCAACGGCCAGGGCGCCGATGGCATTCCCCCAGAGGAAGAGCGGATCGGTGAGCGTGTCGATCGCGCGCACGCCGAATCCCGTGGAGTCCCCGAAGAGCATCCCCAGCCCCAGCCGCACGTCGAAGGAGCGGTTCGCCAGGATCAGGCCGACGCGCACGAGCTGGTCCACGAGCTGCACGATGCCGGCAAAGGCGACCGCGGAGAGGTAGTGCGCGAAGCGGAGCCGCGCTCCCATCATGAGGTTGGCCATGAAGAAGAGGATCGCGGCCCCGGACAGGAGTCCCACGGCGGTGGCGACCGGCGCGGTGAGGACGGTGATGATCAGGCCGCCGGTGCCCTCGAAGAAGCTCTGCACCTGCTCGATCGCCCGCGGATCCTTGCCCTGCGCCTCCATCTTGGCGATGGTCTGCTCGGCCACGATGCCGGAATGGAAGAGCACGAACGCGATCGTCGTCTGCACGACGAGGAGGATGATGAACGCGAGCAGGAACCGCGGCCGCTCGCGCATCGACTCGAACGTGGCCCGCGGCCGGATGAAGACGCCGATCAGCCGTCCGATCGGACCCGGATCCGG
Proteins encoded in this window:
- a CDS encoding ABC transporter ATP-binding protein, yielding MGADEVHALDGVSLDIAKGEYVAVMGPSGSGKSTLMNVIGCLDTPTSGSYQLRGTEIREREDDELARIRNQEIGFIFQTFNLLPRADALHNVELPLIYSGTPSKERHERARDLLAQVGLADRMHHRPNELSGGQRQRVAIARALVNRPSIVLADEPTGNLDSKTGIEIMALLAEINGRGNTVILVTHEEDIAAHARRVIRLRDGLIESDRAQAPRPAAPPAPAVPAAPS
- a CDS encoding efflux RND transporter periplasmic adaptor subunit; the protein is MKAKTRTILLVAVGAVLLAAIVVANLARGGGAKTAVQAADVKRGKIASTVRAPGRIQPVTQVKLSANVPGEVVRLAVKEGDVVRKGQFLLQLDDTQVRSRVRESEAALEAARSNLRLADASLAQSDASLQRKEALYVKKLVSPEEVEAARTQRNADKARVDAGREDVARAVATLAGARDNLRKTAFYAPIPGTVTQLAIERGEIVVTGTMNNPGTVILTIADMSAMKVEADVDETDVSSVALGQPVTVKVDAFPDLTLHGSVVEIANSPKISEAGTQEQQTNFEVDVAIQNPPASLRPGMTADVEVRTAEKDGVLTVPIQSVVVRTPEELKPAVKGRRAKTKGAAAATAPADSAGKPGAEIKGVFVIVNGAAQFRKVTTGITSDTDMEVAGNLKPGDKVITGPFRVLRNLKPEARVKIEEPKRPQEKK
- a CDS encoding TolC family protein, which gives rise to MPPASPARAQTRADTTTFDHFGADSLPPPVAQGERWSLARCVETALRQNGDVLVARARTRQASGSALSAWSGILPSLSVAGSRSRFWPDKQNNTQFVPVQQGDSTVLVEVSLSRSDETDLDATAQTNLISVPSWMEKRRRDRLHEGARWSEAETRNTVAFRVKQQYFNLLKAERLAAVSRESELLARDEERRSEALFEVGTVARGDVLKARARRAQTQLDRIRAYNQVQIQTARLKQVIGLPPETSIAVEPILEEGVAVPDSAAAVRTALDKRPSLESAHAAERAARSGVTGAWGARLPQLTASYFVSHKKTTNDFEVGGSSSQEEISGTDRQGELRVSLPIFDGLAIEGNIRSAKGVLAEAEANRRQLELDVAVEVQQAWLALREAVERIGVAQEGVASAEEDYNFSKSRYELGAGTFLDLLNAEVSLAQARQSLVEAQADARTAEADLERAIGERRY
- a CDS encoding YIP1 family protein, which produces MDDSVNVVTGGGGRTTAGDVVEGGTDLAVLPPPPDPGPIGRLIGVFIRPRATFESMRERPRFLLAFIILLVVQTTIAFVLFHSGIVAEQTIAKMEAQGKDPRAIEQVQSFFEGTGGLIITVLTAPVATAVGLLSGAAILFFMANLMMGARLRFAHYLSAVAFAGIVQLVDQLVRVGLILANRSFDVRLGLGMLFGDSTGFGVRAIDTLTDPLFLWGNAIGALAVGTYSKRGFGFGVLAILPGVILAVILSANR